From the Verrucomicrobiales bacterium genome, the window TTGGTGTTTCGTGGACCAGACCGAGCTTACCCGCGAGGCGCCGGATTGGTTGCACCGGGTAGAACAAAGTCACGAGCCACTCATCCGCAAACTCCGACGTCAGTTCTATTCATTGACCCGTGATTGGCTGCGGCAACGACGTCAAACATCCGGATCGGAATTCGATCTCGACGCGGTGGTCGAATCAGAAACCGAGCGACGATCGGGCCACACTCCGGTGGAAGCCATTTATCTGAATCGAAAGCGGGACCTGCACGACATTGCAGCCCTGGTCTTGCTGGATGTCAGCTATTCCACCGACGCCTGGATCGACAACCGCCGAGTGTTGGATGTCATTCGAGAAACGGTGTTCTGCGTAGGAGAGGTCTTGGAGGATTATGTGGAGCAGTTTGGAATCGCGACCTTCACTTCGAATACCCGGAGGGCCTGCTCATTCGAATTCA encodes:
- a CDS encoding VWA domain-containing protein gives rise to the protein WCFVDQTELTREAPDWLHRVEQSHEPLIRKLRRQFYSLTRDWLRQRRQTSGSEFDLDAVVESETERRSGHTPVEAIYLNRKRDLHDIAALVLLDVSYSTDAWIDNRRVLDVIRETVFCVGEVLEDYVEQFGIATFTSNTRRACSFEFIKPLAAPWRQTRGRLGAIEPRGYTRMGPALRHAQEQLLNIRASRKIVILVTDGRPCDYDRYEGQYGLMDVRKAIETGQAQGIRTHAFAVEKRAAECLPQMFTRHRYDIVPRPEILGSVMCRLFARLLAE